From a single Cytophagales bacterium WSM2-2 genomic region:
- the nuoM_1 gene encoding NADH-quinone oxidoreductase subunit M, with protein sequence MILLLFIVILMVAGVVAWIVAEKTASIARWISLIALAVNLALVIYLWSTQPTEENAPQWIARYVVPWIPSFGISFSLAMDGLSLLMLLLTFFLGIFAVLISWNEIQERVGFYHFNLLWVLAGITGVFLTMDLFLFYFFWEVMLIPMYFLIGIWGHENRRYAAYKFFIFTQASGLLMLLAILGLFFIHGGQTGTFTFDYFQLLDTEMSVDTARWLMLGFLAAFIVKLPVVPFHTWLPDAHSQAPTAGSLILAGLLLKTGAYGLIRFVLPLFPSAAIEIAPWAMLFGVIGILYGASLAFSQTDLKRLVAYTSVSHMGFVILGVFAFNEIAMQGVVMQMITHGISTGALFILAGVLYERIHTRDITQMGGFWKKVPFMGTIGLVFVLASLGLPGLGNFVAEFLTLIGTWPVSPMLTILATIGVVFATAYSLRIMQKVFLGETSSDKFLPDLSLREKFILIPLVAAIIWLGLFPQTVINTVRQVVADPFTTEQIISSDIEKEDGVQ encoded by the coding sequence ATGATCCTGCTTTTATTCATCGTTATATTAATGGTTGCCGGAGTGGTAGCCTGGATTGTTGCGGAAAAAACCGCATCCATTGCACGATGGATTTCATTGATAGCACTTGCAGTCAACCTGGCGTTGGTGATTTATCTCTGGAGCACGCAGCCAACGGAAGAAAACGCGCCCCAGTGGATAGCCCGATACGTTGTTCCATGGATACCCTCCTTTGGTATCAGTTTCTCTCTCGCGATGGATGGACTGAGTTTATTGATGCTCCTCCTGACTTTTTTCCTGGGAATTTTTGCTGTGTTGATTTCATGGAATGAAATTCAGGAACGCGTTGGCTTTTATCACTTTAATTTGTTGTGGGTGTTGGCAGGAATTACGGGAGTCTTTCTCACGATGGACTTGTTCCTATTCTATTTCTTTTGGGAAGTTATGCTTATCCCAATGTATTTCCTGATTGGGATTTGGGGACATGAAAACAGACGATATGCCGCGTATAAGTTTTTCATCTTCACGCAAGCGAGTGGTCTATTGATGCTGCTGGCTATTCTCGGCTTGTTCTTCATTCACGGAGGACAAACCGGCACTTTTACTTTCGACTATTTCCAATTACTCGACACCGAGATGTCGGTTGATACTGCACGATGGTTGATGCTGGGATTCCTGGCTGCTTTCATAGTGAAGCTACCGGTTGTTCCTTTTCACACGTGGCTCCCCGATGCACATTCACAGGCACCAACAGCCGGTAGCTTGATATTGGCCGGGCTCTTGTTGAAGACCGGAGCCTACGGATTGATTCGCTTCGTACTCCCGTTATTCCCTTCTGCTGCAATTGAAATCGCTCCGTGGGCGATGCTATTTGGTGTGATTGGAATTTTGTATGGAGCTTCACTTGCTTTTTCACAAACTGATTTGAAGCGACTTGTAGCCTACACCAGTGTCAGTCACATGGGTTTTGTAATTCTTGGTGTCTTTGCATTCAATGAAATAGCGATGCAGGGCGTAGTGATGCAAATGATCACTCACGGGATCAGCACGGGAGCACTCTTCATTTTAGCCGGTGTACTTTATGAACGTATTCACACCCGTGACATTACTCAGATGGGCGGCTTCTGGAAGAAGGTTCCATTCATGGGAACGATCGGCCTTGTATTTGTATTGGCTTCGCTAGGTCTGCCAGGACTTGGAAATTTTGTGGCGGAATTTCTCACGCTTATTGGAACGTGGCCAGTGAGCCCGATGCTTACCATTCTGGCAACTATTGGTGTCGTGTTTGCAACTGCTTATTCGTTGCGAATTATGCAAAAAGTTTTTCTTGGTGAAACTTCGAGTGATAAATTCTTGCCGGACCTGTCGCTACGGGAAAAATTTATTTTGATTCCTTTGGTTGCAGCGATTATCTGGCTTGGATTATTTCCGCAAACGGTGATAAATACGGTCAGGCAGGTTGTTGCAGATCCATTTACTACCGAGCAGATTATTTCTTCAGATATAGAAAAAGAAGATGGAGTTCAGTAA
- the nuoL_1 gene encoding NADH-quinone oxidoreductase subunit L yields MNIWLIPALPLLGAFILIVAGSGLPRRVATIIGSGSVGLAALVTLIVGYNFISTGATSVDFIAWQWIDVADFSPAIAYHLDALSLVFIFVITFVGFLIHVYSAEFMAEDEGCTRFFAYLNLFVCSMLTLVLADNLVLLYLGWEGVGLCSYLLIGFWYTDEKNGYAARKAFIVTRVGDTALAIGLFMLFQNFNTLNIQEIATQATQQWTVGSETAMIISLLLLGGAVGKSAQLPLQTWLPDAMAGPSPVSALIHAATMVTAGVYLIARTHVIFEMAPGALLIVGIIGAVTLTIAGFTALTQHDLKRVLAYSTISQIGYMFLALGVSAWSAAIFHFMIHAFFKALLFLAAGAVIMALHHEHDMYKMGGLRKKLPAIYWTFLIGASSLAALPLVTGGFYSKDQILWLSLAGENGNIWFFLFALLGAFITSIYTFRMLFLTFFGEEKTHVGHAPGRGMTIPLLVLAGLSTLGGFIELPHSFGHFTIFSNFLSPVLPSVAVQEDFENIEWIVQLVAAGVALSGVYVAYVFYIVKPGLSEELKMSAADLHKFFFNGWGFDALYDKLFVRPFVFISNINKKDIADKLYDGLVMLANWFNRILAYTQSGVLRWYIMGIVIGGILLLTLGLIKS; encoded by the coding sequence ATGAATATTTGGCTCATACCGGCATTACCACTACTTGGAGCGTTCATCTTGATCGTGGCTGGTTCCGGTTTGCCCAGGCGCGTGGCCACAATCATTGGTTCCGGTAGTGTGGGACTTGCAGCCTTAGTGACTTTGATTGTTGGTTACAATTTCATTTCAACGGGAGCAACTTCAGTTGATTTTATTGCCTGGCAGTGGATCGATGTGGCCGATTTTTCTCCAGCCATAGCTTATCATCTTGATGCGTTGTCACTTGTTTTCATTTTCGTCATCACATTCGTGGGATTTTTGATCCACGTTTATTCTGCTGAGTTCATGGCCGAAGACGAAGGATGCACACGCTTCTTTGCATATTTAAATTTATTTGTCTGTTCAATGCTGACACTGGTATTGGCAGACAACCTGGTGTTGCTTTACCTGGGTTGGGAAGGTGTAGGATTGTGCAGCTATTTGTTGATTGGTTTCTGGTACACGGATGAAAAAAATGGATATGCCGCTCGCAAAGCATTTATCGTAACACGTGTTGGAGATACAGCACTGGCAATCGGCCTTTTCATGCTCTTCCAGAATTTTAATACACTCAATATCCAAGAGATTGCAACTCAGGCTACGCAGCAATGGACGGTCGGCTCGGAAACAGCAATGATCATTTCTTTGCTTCTGTTAGGTGGTGCAGTCGGTAAGTCAGCACAATTGCCACTACAAACATGGCTGCCCGATGCGATGGCCGGCCCTTCGCCTGTAAGTGCGTTGATCCATGCAGCAACGATGGTGACTGCGGGTGTCTATCTGATCGCAAGGACCCACGTTATTTTTGAAATGGCGCCTGGTGCACTCCTGATTGTCGGGATTATTGGAGCTGTTACATTGACTATCGCAGGTTTCACAGCTCTTACCCAACACGATCTGAAACGTGTGTTGGCATATTCAACGATAAGTCAAATCGGTTACATGTTTTTGGCGCTGGGTGTGAGTGCGTGGTCTGCAGCAATTTTTCACTTCATGATCCACGCTTTCTTTAAAGCACTTCTCTTCCTTGCTGCTGGAGCTGTGATCATGGCCTTGCATCACGAGCACGATATGTACAAGATGGGAGGGTTGAGAAAAAAACTTCCCGCGATTTACTGGACATTCCTTATAGGAGCTTCCTCACTCGCAGCGTTACCACTGGTCACAGGAGGATTTTACAGTAAAGACCAAATCCTTTGGCTGTCTCTCGCTGGAGAAAATGGTAATATATGGTTCTTCCTGTTCGCACTGTTGGGAGCATTTATCACTTCGATTTATACTTTCAGGATGTTGTTCCTAACCTTTTTTGGAGAGGAAAAAACTCACGTGGGACATGCCCCCGGACGAGGGATGACTATTCCACTATTGGTGCTTGCCGGGCTTTCAACTCTCGGTGGTTTTATTGAGTTACCTCATTCGTTCGGACACTTTACGATATTCTCAAATTTCCTAAGCCCAGTGTTGCCATCTGTTGCTGTACAAGAAGATTTCGAAAACATAGAATGGATTGTACAGTTGGTCGCTGCGGGGGTAGCGTTATCGGGAGTGTATGTGGCGTACGTTTTCTACATCGTGAAGCCCGGACTCTCTGAAGAGTTGAAAATGTCGGCAGCCGATCTTCATAAATTCTTTTTCAACGGTTGGGGATTCGATGCCTTGTATGATAAGCTCTTCGTCAGGCCTTTTGTATTTATCTCCAACATTAATAAAAAGGATATAGCAGATAAACTTTACGATGGGCTGGTGATGCTGGCTAATTGGTTCAATAGAATATTAGCCTACACACAAAGCGGTGTGTTGCGCTGGTATATCATGGGCATTGTGATCGGGGGGATTTTATTGTTAACACTGGGATTGATAAAAAGCTAA